The Bradysia coprophila strain Holo2 unplaced genomic scaffold, BU_Bcop_v1 contig_70, whole genome shotgun sequence genome contains a region encoding:
- the LOC119083710 gene encoding uncharacterized protein LOC119083710, whose protein sequence is MRVIFCVVAIVVGVSTAERNVIPSKAVCATYPNEEFAIDLHRCQNTCQYYGRKWDCPLNYKPFGDCYCKMGFARIADDYGKCVSVKNNAKCVSQLPIQPVSCTGPNQVYKEFIDMNDRDVSCRTYGYVVEADSGKRWAPHCHCKNRDFRKLSDGTCVHVSNPQCAAEYEPSEERCSAIGQIFAMNAPCQAAVNGGLNCPPPGPTCVCPNGEVQQNYEESYFTQEIINGETTNVWHGVPMMRCVQENFYSFTTSAPFGR, encoded by the exons ATGAGGGTCATATTTTGTGTGGTTGCAATTGTGGTAGGAGTTAGTACGGCTGAACGTAATGTTATTCCGTCTAAAG CGGTATGCGCTACATATCCGAATGAAGAGTTTGCAATCGATTTACATAGATGTCAAAATACTTGTCAATATTACGGTCGAAAATGGGACTGTCCATTGAACTACAAGCCATTCGGAGACTGCTACTGTAAAATGGGTTTTGCCAGAATAGCCGATGattatggaaaatgtgtttctGTGAAGAATAATGCGAAATGTGTATCCCAATTGCCAATTCAACCGG tgTCATGCACTGGACCCAATCAAGTTTATAAAGAGTTCATCGATATGAACGACAGGGATGTGTCATGCCGCACATATGGATATGTTGTGGAAGCAGATTCAGGCAAACGATGGGCTCCGCATTGTCACTGTAAGAATCGAGATTTTAGGAAGTTGAGCGACGGTACATGTGTACATGTTAGTAATCCACAATGTGCAGCCGAATATGAACCGTCAGAAG aaCGATGCTCGGCAATCGGTCAAATATTTGCAATGAATGCTCCATGCCAGGCTGCAGTCAACGGTGGATTAAACTGTCCACCGCCAGGTCCTACATGCGTTTGTCCCAACGGTGAAGTCCAACAGAACTACGAAGAAAGCTATTTCACCCAAGAGATCATAAATGGAGAAACAACCAATGTTTGGCATGGGGTTCCGATGATGAGATGCGTACAAGAGAATTTCTATTCTTTTACAACGTCGGCGCCATTCGGTAGATAG